A genomic window from Microbaculum marinisediminis includes:
- a CDS encoding DUF3126 family protein: MEPREITKLEAYLQKTFKLPAIQVKARPQKDDSAEVYIGDEFIGVIFRDDEDEDLSYNFQMAILDFDLA; encoded by the coding sequence TTGGAACCAAGAGAAATCACCAAGCTAGAGGCGTATCTGCAGAAGACGTTCAAGCTTCCGGCGATCCAGGTGAAAGCACGCCCGCAGAAGGATGATTCCGCCGAGGTCTACATCGGCGACGAATTCATCGGGGTGATCTTCCGCGACGACGAGGACGAAGACCTCTCGTATAATTTCCAGATGGCAATCCTGGATTTCGATCTCGCCTGA